In one Epinephelus moara isolate mb chromosome 6, YSFRI_EMoa_1.0, whole genome shotgun sequence genomic region, the following are encoded:
- the LOC126392534 gene encoding protein MTSS 1-like isoform X8: protein MCMRHRSIEAKLKQFSMGFLEGLINPLQEQMEEWKRGVNTLDKDHAKEYKRARQEIKKKSSDTLKLQKKAKKADNLGRGDIQPQLDSAMQDVSDKYILLEETEKQALRKALIEDRQRFCCFVAMLRPVVDEEISMLGEVTHLQAISDDLKALTSDPHKLPPASEQVILDLKSSDYGWSYQTPPSSPSTTMSRKSSMCSSLNSVNSSDSRGSSGSHSHSPSSSSSSSSSHHLFHHHHPRHRYRSSTLPQQAPARLSSISSHDSGFISSSHDQYTSSKSSSPMPAETKPCPSSRSSEVSETGQLHSDCSSPSPLAAASAPQHTTDKLSNGFDHYSPVSSPYMHSNGGSLGSGSGTAFPFFPTSPSSHTTSSCPTRSWSRPASALLPDQTHPCMLGSPMVPSSRVPSWKDWAKPGPYDQPMVNTLRRKKDKEMPAVVDSNGSVSNDSSPSSGPASISTSAPAPAALQTSASVEEKNRAVAAPLKAGDIEAHEELALALSRGLELDTQRSSRDSIQCSSGYSTQTNTPCCSEDTIPSQVSDYDYFSMAGDQEPEQQHSDFDKSSTIPRNSDISQSYRLMFQSKRPASTAGLPSTQTPYHGQGAYPPGPYPPTPVHTGAYPPTPTGSCSGQGFYSGSSSHNPSGSYSTSHGPVIVTPGVATIRRTPSSKPSARRSGSVVGTGPIPIRTPMIPVKIPTVPDMSAAVNGSRSAEEMGGGRGEESPDSPTFAGGEDTGTLPVMSWSGQATTNPPTVPLPNQQQQYPHSETGQEGGGDEGEELEGNMLVAIRKGVKLKRTLTNDRSAPRIA, encoded by the exons GTCGTGGTGATATCCAACCCCAGTTGGACAGCGCCATGCAGGATGTCAGCGATAAATACATTCTGCTggaagagacagagaagcaGGCCCTGAGGAAGGCTCTCATAGAGGACAGGCAGAGGTTCTGCTGCTTCGTAGCCATGCTGCGGCCTGTAGTG GATGAGGAGATTTCCATGTTGGGAGAGGTCACCCATCTCCAGGCAATCTCTGATGACCTCAAagccctgacctctgacccacACAAGCTTCCCCCTGCTAGTGAACAG GTGATCCTGGACCTGAAGAGCTCAGATTACGGTTGGTCATATCAAACGCCACCCTCATCCCCCAGCACCACTATGTCCAGGAAGTCTAGCATGTGCAG TAGTCTGAACAGCGTTAACAGTAGTGACTCCAGGGGATCCAGTGGCTCTCACTCTcattctccttcctcctcttcttcctcctcttcctcacaccacctcttccaccaccatcacccCCGCCATCGGTACCGTAGCTCCACGCTACCCCAGCAGGCCCCAGCCCGGCTCTCTAGCATCTCCTCCCACGACTCGGGCTTCATCTCTTCATCACACGACCAATACACATCGTCCAAATCATCCTCGCCCATGCCAGCTGAAACAAAG CCTTGTCCCAGTTCCAGGTCCTCTGAGGTATCAGAGACTGGGCAGCTCCACAGTGACTGCagctccccctctcctctcgctgctGCTAGTGCGCCTCAGCACACTACTGACAAG TTGTCCAATGGTTTTGACCACTACAGCCCGGTCAGTTCCCCCTACATGCATAGCAACGGGGGAAGTTTGGGCTCAGGGTCAGGCACTGCCTTCCCCTTCTTCCCGACTTCCCCCTCATCCCACACCACCTCCTCCTGCCCCACTCGCTCATGGTCACGTCCTGCCTCAGCCTTGCTGCCAGACCAAACTCATCCCTGCATGTTGGGCTCCCCAATGGTGCCTTCATCACGAGTCCCCAGCTGGAAG GACTGGGCTAAGCCAGGCCCTTATGACCAGCCCATGGTCAACACACTAAGGAGGAAGAAAGACAAGGAGATGCCAGCTGTTGTGGACAGTAATGGTAGTGTGAGTAATGACAGCAGCCCGTCGTCAGGCCCTGCCTCCATCTCGACCTCAGCACCCGCTCCGGCTGCACTACAAACATCAGCATCAGTAGAGGAGAAGAACAGAGCTGTGGCTGCACCTCTCAAG GCTGGTGATATTGAGGCCCATGAGGAACTGGCTCTGGCTCTATCCAGAGGTCTGGAGCTGGACACCCAGAGGTCCAGTCGAGACTCTATTCAGTGTTCCAGCGGCTACAGCACGCAGACCAACACACCCTGCTGCTCTGAAGACACAATACCATCACAAG TGTCAGACTATGACTATTTCTCAATGGCCGGAGATCAGGAGCCTGAGCAGCAGCACTCGGACTTTGACAAGTCGTCCACCATCCCCAGAAACAGCGACATCAGTCAGTCCTACCGACTCATGTTCCAGAGCAAACGGCCAGCCTCCACAGCCGGCCTGCCCAGCACACAGACTCCTTACCACGGACAGGGGGCCTACCCTCCAGGGCCCTATCCCCCCACACCTGTCCACACTGGGGCTTATCCTCCTACTCCTACAG GCTCGTGCTCAGGTCAGGGATTTTACTCTGGATCCAGCTCCCATAATCCATCTGGCTCTTATTCTACAAGCCACGGTCCAGTTATCGTCACCCCTGGGGTTGCCACAATCCGACGCACCCCCTCTTCAAAACCGTCCGCCCGGCGGTCAGGCTCAGTTGTGGGCACCGGCCCCATCCCGATTCGTACGCCTATGATCCCAGTAAAAATCCCCACGGTGCCTGATATGTCCGCAGCAGTTAACGGGAGCAGGAGTGCAGAGGAgatgggaggaggaagaggagaggagagcccAGACTCTCCAACATTTGCAGGAGGGGAGGATACTGGCACGCTGCCTGTGATGTCCTGGAGCGGTCAGGCTACGACCAATCCTCCCACTGTTCCCCTGcccaaccagcagcagcagtacccTCACAGCGAGACAGggcaggaaggaggaggagacgaGGGAGAAGAGTTAGAGGGCAACATGCTGGTGGCTATCCGCAAGGGAGTCAAGCTCAAGAGAACCCTCACCAACGACCGCTCCGCACCACGCATAGCATGA